From a region of the Methanolobus tindarius DSM 2278 genome:
- a CDS encoding DUF1638 domain-containing protein → MPLLTILSCKILQDEIVHILENDSSVDEILVVGNGQEDDFVFKLRKSGIDFRIISPAKIRSDTESYRNNPEQYTVMIYMVELALHEFPKILKAEIYKLLDELSTCSNAILMFYGLCGNVFDKIESDYAHLEGTCPVRILRDETRTVDDCVGATLGGCQEYLATLKKFSEHGTFLFTPMFAHAWREIMRVDPEKPEKTIKMLRKVNEVTGYKRVAKVRTGLTYTENFDEKVDEFAEIFDFEVLEVEGGQSLFEKCYSDIKDEVLVKSH, encoded by the coding sequence ATGCCATTACTGACAATACTGTCGTGCAAGATACTTCAGGATGAGATCGTGCACATACTTGAAAATGATAGTTCCGTGGATGAGATTCTTGTAGTTGGTAACGGTCAGGAAGACGATTTTGTCTTTAAGCTTAGGAAATCAGGTATTGATTTTCGTATAATTTCACCTGCAAAAATTCGTTCTGACACGGAGAGTTACAGGAATAATCCTGAACAGTATACAGTAATGATCTATATGGTTGAACTTGCACTCCATGAGTTCCCCAAAATACTCAAAGCTGAAATCTATAAATTATTAGATGAATTGAGTACATGTTCAAATGCTATCCTGATGTTCTACGGTTTATGCGGTAATGTGTTTGATAAAATAGAATCAGATTATGCACACCTTGAAGGAACATGTCCTGTGAGAATACTCAGGGATGAAACACGCACCGTGGACGATTGTGTTGGTGCAACCCTTGGAGGCTGTCAGGAATATCTGGCGACGCTTAAAAAGTTCAGCGAGCATGGGACGTTTCTTTTTACTCCAATGTTTGCTCATGCATGGCGTGAGATTATGAGAGTTGATCCTGAGAAACCTGAAAAAACCATAAAGATGCTTAGAAAGGTCAATGAGGTCACGGGGTATAAAAGGGTTGCAAAGGTCAGGACCGGACTCACTTACACCGAGAATTTTGATGAAAAAGTCGACGAGTTTGCAGAAATCTTTGACTTTGAAGTACTTGAAGTTGAAGGTGG
- a CDS encoding phosphate/phosphite/phosphonate ABC transporter substrate-binding protein — MNVFQNHIKRFYILIIALILSTVLSGCVEEQEPVEDPSSQNELRIGLILWDTPVEVTKQFTAVEEYLGSELGMDVVTIKSTDYYAIIDAMEAGKLDIAFFGPFSAVISAESSGSEIIVAGGNADGNLETYNSYIITNRKSDITSIDYLVNNSQNISFAFVNPASTSGNLIPRGYLLSQGVNPDEDFKNTLFSGGHDNTIDAVLSGNIINSGAVSSSTYERYFEDDNSSENNIIIIWESDSIPTDPISVRGDMDPALKEKIKNAFLEMHEKSPETFQNFMDVREGHALYVEANNSDYAFIREMALSLGYI, encoded by the coding sequence ATGAATGTTTTTCAGAACCATATAAAGAGATTCTATATTTTAATAATTGCATTAATTCTGAGTACAGTCCTATCCGGATGTGTAGAAGAACAGGAACCTGTTGAAGATCCGAGTTCACAGAATGAACTAAGAATCGGACTTATATTGTGGGACACTCCTGTGGAAGTTACCAAACAGTTTACTGCTGTAGAAGAATATCTTGGTTCGGAACTTGGAATGGATGTAGTAACTATAAAAAGTACAGATTATTATGCTATTATAGATGCAATGGAAGCAGGAAAACTGGACATCGCCTTTTTTGGTCCATTTTCTGCAGTCATTTCAGCTGAGAGTTCGGGTTCTGAAATCATTGTAGCTGGTGGGAATGCCGATGGTAATCTTGAAACTTACAACAGCTACATTATCACTAACAGAAAGTCAGATATTACTAGTATTGACTATCTGGTAAACAATTCTCAGAATATATCATTTGCTTTTGTAAATCCTGCTTCTACTTCAGGTAATCTTATTCCTCGCGGATATCTGTTATCACAGGGTGTTAACCCTGATGAAGATTTCAAGAACACATTGTTTTCCGGGGGACACGATAACACTATAGATGCTGTACTGTCAGGCAATATTATTAATTCCGGTGCAGTGTCATCGTCAACCTATGAGCGTTATTTCGAAGATGATAACTCTTCAGAAAATAATATTATAATTATCTGGGAATCCGATTCTATTCCCACAGATCCGATTTCAGTGAGAGGAGATATGGACCCTGCACTCAAAGAGAAAATCAAGAATGCTTTCCTTGAAATGCATGAAAAATCTCCTGAGACATTTCAGAATTTCATGGATGTGCGCGAAGGGCATGCCTTATATGTAGAAGCTAATAACAGCGATTATGCTTTTATCAGGGAAATGGCTCTGTCACTGGGATATATTTAA
- a CDS encoding GNAT family N-acetyltransferase, whose translation MKDENDLRCEITVRHTDENDIPLIMNLVRSLADFEDLSDHVLSTEETLHEALFGERVYAEAIIAEIDRKPAGFIIFFHNFSSFTGKPGLYIEDIFVYPEYRSKGVGKALMVHCGKIARERNCGRLEWSVLDWNPARKFYEHMGGEHQKEWLLYRLDERGIDELAERR comes from the coding sequence ATGAAAGATGAAAATGATTTAAGATGTGAAATCACTGTTAGGCACACAGATGAGAATGATATTCCTCTTATAATGAATCTTGTACGGTCCCTGGCTGATTTTGAAGACCTGAGTGATCACGTCCTTTCAACAGAAGAAACTCTTCATGAAGCCCTTTTCGGCGAAAGAGTATATGCAGAAGCCATAATAGCCGAAATTGACAGGAAACCTGCAGGTTTCATTATATTTTTCCATAACTTTTCCTCATTTACCGGTAAACCCGGACTCTATATTGAAGACATTTTCGTCTATCCTGAATATCGCAGCAAAGGTGTAGGTAAAGCACTTATGGTCCATTGCGGAAAAATTGCCAGGGAACGAAACTGTGGCAGACTGGAGTGGAGTGTACTTGACTGGAATCCCGCAAGAAAATTTTATGAACATATGGGCGGTGAACACCAGAAAGAGTGGCTTCTGTACAGGCTTGATGAAAGAGGTATAGACGAGCTTGCCGAAAGAAGATAG
- a CDS encoding GNAT family N-acetyltransferase, with protein sequence MNIKSMWIDGLKGFEDAYSVHKDVFVIEQDDEKLEMDMNDDKSIHLTLYDEATPVATGRLFADGEGFHIGRISVLKE encoded by the coding sequence ATGAATATAAAAAGCATGTGGATAGACGGTTTAAAAGGTTTTGAAGATGCATACAGTGTGCATAAGGACGTTTTTGTAATTGAACAGGATGATGAAAAACTTGAGATGGATATGAATGACGATAAATCAATCCATCTAACACTTTATGATGAAGCAACTCCTGTGGCAACTGGAAGATTATTTGCCGATGGAGAAGGATTTCATATTGGGAGAATATCTGTCCTGAAAGAATAA
- a CDS encoding pyruvoyl-dependent arginine decarboxylase translates to MVPKKCFLTKGVGVHKDKLASFELALREALIQKYNLVTVSSILPPNCKLVSREEGVKDLPAGEIVHCVLARNETKEPHRLIAAAVGTAVPVNENNYGYISEHHSFGENEEIAGEYAEDIAATMLATTLGIEFDSDCAWQEREQVYKASGHIIDTTHYCQTAYGDKDGKWTTVIAAMVFIE, encoded by the coding sequence ATGGTTCCAAAAAAATGCTTTTTGACTAAAGGTGTTGGTGTTCATAAAGATAAATTAGCATCTTTTGAATTGGCACTGCGTGAGGCACTTATTCAGAAATATAATCTTGTTACCGTTTCCAGCATACTTCCTCCAAACTGTAAATTAGTATCACGTGAAGAAGGAGTTAAAGACCTGCCTGCAGGGGAAATTGTACATTGCGTTCTTGCACGCAATGAAACAAAAGAGCCTCACAGACTTATTGCAGCAGCTGTTGGCACTGCAGTTCCTGTAAATGAAAATAATTACGGATATATTTCAGAACATCACTCTTTCGGGGAAAATGAAGAGATAGCCGGTGAATATGCTGAAGATATTGCAGCAACAATGCTTGCAACCACTCTTGGAATTGAATTCGATTCAGATTGTGCATGGCAGGAAAGGGAACAGGTCTACAAGGCAAGCGGTCATATTATAGACACTACACATTATTGCCAGACCGCATACGGTGATAAGGATGGCAAATGGACAACTGTTATAGCCGCCATGGTGTTTATCGAGTGA